Proteins encoded in a region of the Quercus lobata isolate SW786 chromosome 8, ValleyOak3.0 Primary Assembly, whole genome shotgun sequence genome:
- the LOC115958440 gene encoding gibberellin 20-oxidase-like protein — protein MSESQTSIELPILDISQPLNPSFLSSLAEACKKWGFFHIINHGISKDLFSKLYLLSNDLFNLPSDTKLKLGPFSSIKTYTPHFIASPYFESLRVSGPNFLDSAQSSVNALFVQQNSEFSEILQEYGRKMEELSKNIIKVLLMSLKVGFGKKDYESEFKNCQGYMRINNYSPPESLEVEVEGLGMHTDMSCVTIVYQDEIGGLQVKSKEGKWMDIRPCEGTLVVNIGDMLQAWSNEKFRSSEHRVVLKQPANRFSLAFFWCFEDEKVIIAPDEVVGEGNVRLYNPFVCLDYLKFRESNERGKFEKVGFTVRDFAGIGH, from the exons ATGTCTGAATCCCAAACTTCTATAGAGCTTCCCATCTTAGACATTTCTCAGCCATTAAACCCATCTTTCCTGTCCTCCCTAGCGGAAGCCTGCAAAAAATGGGGCTTCTTCCACATCATTAATCATGGGATCTCCAAAGATCTTTTTAGCAAACTCTATTTGCTCTCAAATGACTTATTCAACCTCCCTTCTGACACTAAACTTAAACTTGGTCCTTTCTCTTCCATCAAAACATATACTCCTCATTTCATTGCCTCCCCATACTTCGAGAGCCTTAGAGTTTCTGGACCAAACTTCCTTGACTCTGCTCAAAGTTCTGTCAATGCCCTCTTTGTCCAACAGAATTCTGAATTCAg TGAGATATTACAGGAATATGGAAGGAAGATGGAAGAATTGTCAAAGAACATTATAAAGGTATTACTGATGAGCTTGAAGGTTGGTTTTGGGAAGAAAGATTATGAATCTGAATTCAAGAATTGTCAAGGGTATATGAGAATAAATAACTACTCACCCCCAGAGAGTTTGGAAGTTGAGGTTGAGGGGCTTGGCATGCACACTGATATGAGTTGTGTAACAATAGTCTATCAAGATGAAATAGGAGGACTTCAAGTGAAATCAAAGGAGGGGAAGTGGATGGACATAAGGCCATGTGAAGGGACATTGGTGGTGAACATAGGGGACATGTTACAAGCTTGGAGCAATGAGAAGTTCAGGTCATCTGAACATCGTGTAGTATTAAAGCAACCGGCAAACCGGTTTTCTCTTGCTTTCTTTTGGTGCTTTGAGGATGAGAAGGTGATCATAGCACCAGATGAAGTGGTAGGAGAAGGAAATGTGAGGCTTTATAACCCCTTTGTTTGCTTAGATTACTTGAAATTCAGAGAGAGCAATGAGAGGGGCAAGTTTGAAAAGGTTGGGTTTACAGTTAGAGATTTTGCTGGGATTGGACACTAG
- the LOC115956015 gene encoding transcription factor MYC1 yields MANGCQTHEGVPENLRKQLAVAVRSIQWSYAIFWSLSPTQQGVLNWGDGYYNGDIKTMKTVQTTELKADKIGLQRSEQLRELYLSLLEDETDQQQQAKRPSAALSPEDLTDAEWYYLVCMSFVFNPGQGLPGRALASGQTIWLSNAQYADSKIFSRSLLAKSASIQTVICFPYLGGVIELGVTELVSEDPSLLQHIKTSLLELSKPVCSDKSSSAPHKGDDDRDPMCAKVNHEIVDALGLENLYSPSEEIKFDQEGINELGGNIREEINMDSPNECSNGCEHNYWTEDSSMLEGMNGGASQVQSWHLMDDDFSNGVQDSMHSSDCISEAFVNQEKAISTPKQENVNHSHLQELQNSNHTKLSSLDLGADDDLHYKRIISAILGSSAQLIENRFFHYGDCKSSFLSWKRESIDDAHRPQVHQRMLKKVLFKVPLMYGGDLIRSQKENGGKDWLCKLESDDICIGNVLSDNRGENEKFLVLRSMVPSISEIDKASILTDTIKYLKELEARVEELESCMDSVDFEGRARRNQDIIEHTSDNYDIKKIDNGKKHWINKRKACDIDETDPELNRVVPEDGLPLDVKVSIKEQEVLIEMRCPYREYILLDVMDVINNLHLDAHSVQSSALDGILTLTLKSKFRGAAIASVGMIKQALWKIAFKC; encoded by the exons ATGGCTAATGGCTGTCAAACTCATGAGGGGGTGCCAGAGAACCTTAGGAAACAGCTTGCTGTTGCTGTAAGGAGTATCCAGTGGAGCTATGCAATTTTCTGGTCACTGTCCCCCACACAACAAGG GGTACTGAATTGGGGTGATGGGTACTATAATGGAGATATCAAGACTATGAAGACAGTCCAAACCACGGAACTTAAGGCTGATAAAATAGGCTTACAGAGGAGTGAGCAATTGAGAGAACTTTACCTGTCTCTCTTAGAAGATGAAACCGACCAACAACAACAAGCCAAGAGGCCTTCTGCAGCATTGTCACCAGAGGATCTCACTGATGCAGAGTGGTATTACTTGGTTTGCATGTCCTTTGTATTCAATCCAGGCCAAGG TTTGCCTGGAAGAGCATTAGCAAGTGGTCAAACCATCTGGTTATCCAATGCTCAATATGCTGATAGTAAAATATTCTCTCGATCTTTGCTAGCTAAG AGTGCATCTATTCAG aCTGTAATATGTTTTCCCTATCTGGGGGGTGTGATTGAGCTAGGTGTGACTGAACTG GTCTCAGAGGACCCTAGTCTCCTTCAACACATCAAAACCTCCTTATTAGAATTGTCAAAGCCTGTATGTTCTGATAAATCTTCTTCTGCTCCTCACAAAGGAGATGACGATAGAGATCCAATGTGTGCCAAGGTAAACCATGAGATAGTGGATGCTTTGGGCTTGGAGAATCTATATTCCCCCTCAGAAGAAATCAAGTTTGATCAGGAAGGAATCAACGAATTAGGAGGAAATATCCGTGAAGAAATCAACATGGATTCTCCTAATGAATGTTCCAATGGTTGCGAGCACAATTACTGGACAGAAGACTCCTCCATGCTTGAAGGCATGAATGGCGGGGCTTCTCAAGTTCAGAGCTGGCATTTAATGGATGATGACTTCAGCAATGGTGTTCAAGATTCCATGCATTCCAGTGACTGTATCTCTGAAGCTTTTGTGAATCAAGAAAAGGCCATTTCTACTCCCAAGCAAGAAAATGTAAACCACAGTCATTTGCAAGAACTTCAAAACTCCAATCACACAAAACTAAGTTCCTTGGATCTTGGAGCAGATGATGATTTGCACTACAAAAGAATTATCTCTGCTATTCTAGGAAGTTCAGCTCAGTTGATTGAAAACCGATTTTTTCACTATGGTGATTGCAAATCCAGTTTTCTGAGTTGGAAGAGAGAATCAATTGATGATGCTCATAGGCCACAGGTACATCAGAGAATGCTTAAGAAGGTTTTATTTAAAGTTCCTTTGATGTATGGTGGTGACTTGATTAGGTCCCAGAAAGAAAATGGTGGAAAAGATTGGCTTTGTAAACTGGAAAGTGATGATATTTGCATAGGAAATGTTCTGTCAGATAATAGAGGAGAGAATGAAAAGTTTCTGGTTCTCAGATCAATGGTTCCTTCTATCAGTGAG ATTGACAAAGCATCAATTCTCACTGACACAATTAAATACTTGAAAGAGCTAGAGGCAAGGGTAGAAGAGTTGGAATCCTGCATGGATTCAGTAGATTTTGAAGGAAGAGCCCGAAGGAATCAGGATATTATAGAGCATACATCAGATAATTATGATATCAAAAAGATTGATAATGGCAAGAAGCATTGGATTAACAAGAGGAAGGCTTGTGACATTGATGAGACTGACCCAGAGCTCAATAGAGTTGTTCCTGAAGATGGCTTGCCATTAGATGTGAAAGTAAGTATAAAGGAACAGGAGGTTCTGATTGAGATGAGATGTCCTTATAGGGAATATATTTTGCTCGACGTCATGGATGTGATAAATAATCTGCACTTGGATGCGCATTCAGTACAATCATCTGCTCTTGATGGCATTCTGACATTGACCTTAAAATCAAAG TTTCGAGGTGCAGCAATTGCATCGGTGGGAATGATCAAACAAGCACTCTGGAAAATTGCCTTCAAGTGTTGA